From the genome of Hathewaya histolytica, one region includes:
- the proS gene encoding proline--tRNA ligase: MGKDKKLVKDITSRDVDFAQWYTDIVKKAELVDYSSVKGCMIIRPYGYGIWELIQKDLDERFKATGHENVYMPMFIPESLLQKEKDHIEGFAPEVAWVTHGGEEELAERLCVRPTSETLFCEHYAKIIQSHKDLPKLYNQWCSVVRWEKTTRPFLRTTEFLWQEGHTVHATLEESRKETIDMLNLYADFCENVLAIPVIKGQKTEKEKFAGAEATYAIESLMHDGKALQAGTSHNFSDNFAKAFNIRYSDKEGKLQYVHETSWGVTTRLIGAIIMVHGDDDGLVLPPRIAPTQVMIVPIAQHKEGVLDKASELKERLAKSVRVKLDSSDKMPGWKFAECEMKGIPVRVEIGPKDIEANQAVLVRRDTREKIVISLDELENKVLELLEDVQNSMLEKARAHRDENTNIAHTIEEMVDIADNKPGFIKAMWCGDRACEDKIKEETGITSRCIPFEQEKLGDTCVCCGKSADKMVYWGRAY; encoded by the coding sequence ATGGGTAAGGATAAAAAACTCGTAAAAGATATTACATCAAGAGATGTTGATTTTGCTCAGTGGTATACAGATATAGTTAAAAAAGCTGAATTAGTTGACTACTCAAGCGTTAAAGGATGTATGATTATACGTCCTTATGGCTATGGAATATGGGAATTAATCCAAAAGGATTTAGATGAGAGATTCAAAGCAACAGGTCATGAGAACGTGTATATGCCAATGTTTATACCAGAGAGTTTACTTCAAAAGGAAAAGGATCATATAGAAGGGTTCGCTCCAGAAGTTGCATGGGTAACTCATGGTGGAGAGGAAGAATTAGCAGAAAGATTATGCGTTCGCCCAACATCTGAAACTTTATTCTGCGAGCATTATGCTAAGATTATTCAATCTCATAAAGACCTTCCAAAGCTATATAACCAATGGTGTTCTGTTGTAAGATGGGAAAAAACAACTCGTCCATTCTTAAGAACAACTGAATTCTTATGGCAAGAAGGTCATACAGTTCACGCAACATTAGAGGAATCTAGAAAAGAAACTATAGATATGCTAAATCTTTATGCAGATTTCTGTGAGAATGTACTTGCAATTCCAGTAATTAAGGGTCAAAAAACTGAAAAAGAAAAGTTTGCAGGAGCAGAAGCAACTTATGCAATAGAGAGTTTAATGCATGATGGTAAAGCTCTCCAAGCTGGTACTTCACACAATTTTAGTGATAACTTTGCTAAAGCATTTAATATTAGATATTCAGATAAAGAAGGAAAACTTCAATATGTTCATGAAACATCTTGGGGAGTTACAACAAGATTAATTGGAGCAATCATAATGGTTCATGGTGATGACGATGGGCTTGTATTACCACCAAGAATTGCACCAACTCAAGTTATGATAGTGCCAATAGCGCAACATAAAGAAGGCGTTTTAGATAAAGCAAGTGAGTTAAAAGAAAGACTTGCAAAGAGTGTTAGAGTTAAATTAGATAGTAGTGATAAAATGCCAGGCTGGAAATTTGCAGAGTGTGAAATGAAGGGTATTCCAGTACGTGTTGAAATAGGACCAAAAGATATAGAAGCAAATCAAGCAGTACTAGTTAGAAGAGATACAAGAGAAAAGATAGTAATATCTTTAGATGAATTAGAAAATAAAGTTCTAGAATTATTAGAAGATGTTCAAAATAGTATGCTAGAAAAAGCAAGAGCACACAGAGATGAGAACACTAATATTGCACATACCATAGAAGAAATGGTTGATATTGCAGATAATAAGCCAGGATTTATAAAAGCAATGTGGTGTGGAGATAGAGCTTGCGAAGATAAGATTAAAGAAGAAACAGGCATAACTTCAAGATGTATACCATTTGAGCAAGAAAAACTTGGAGATACTTGTGTATGCTGCGGAAAGAGTGCAGATAAAATGGTTTATTGGGGAAGAGCATATTAA
- a CDS encoding ABC transporter ATP-binding protein, producing MELQGKDYTIKDIILIQFKYSPLNAMIMALQVIIESIVPSLQILVTAKFLDTAILVVSGKGNLRDIFMPLSIIIIFIAYNWISKQVVKFTEVRLELKLRGKLRVAITEKRAKLKYSYVENQDSWDLISRVSENPETKCKDAYKEVLAILSIILRIIGLLFVLATKVWWTPIVILLISIPLFYLSLKGGKAGYEAGRQVSKHQRKAQYLSEVLLGREAVDERSLFGYTSKVNKKWWEQYETARKSEYKVLLKYFIRMKASGIITTIISTLTVLVLIKPLQSGLITIGMFISIVNGTFNLISLTSWQITYYLYKLAESKEYLKDLSKFIILEETEEAIDKPSKNISELKSLEFKNVSFKYPNTNNYILKNLSFTIEEGKHYSFVGINGAGKTTITKLITGLYEDFEGDILINGINIKEYSHSDFKALCSVVYQDFAKYFISFKDNIALGNILDMGNEINEENIDKAIKTIELDNVVRELPKGVETSLGKIKSDGVDISGGEWQRIAMARSIISKAPLRILDEPTAALDPISESNVYEKFKEISRGGTTIFISHRLGSTKLADEIFVIGNGTIIEKGSHEELMNIKGSYEKMYESQRSWYV from the coding sequence ATGGAGTTACAGGGGAAAGATTACACAATAAAAGATATAATACTCATTCAATTTAAGTATTCACCACTGAATGCAATGATTATGGCACTTCAAGTAATCATTGAAAGTATAGTTCCTAGCTTGCAGATACTAGTAACGGCTAAGTTTTTGGATACTGCAATTTTAGTAGTTAGTGGTAAAGGCAATCTTAGAGATATATTTATGCCATTATCTATAATAATAATATTTATTGCATATAACTGGATATCAAAGCAAGTTGTAAAGTTTACTGAAGTAAGATTAGAACTTAAACTTAGGGGAAAATTGAGGGTTGCTATTACAGAAAAAAGAGCAAAACTTAAGTATAGTTATGTGGAAAATCAGGATTCATGGGATTTAATATCTAGAGTTTCTGAGAATCCTGAAACTAAATGTAAAGACGCGTATAAAGAAGTTTTAGCTATACTTTCTATTATACTTAGAATCATAGGACTGCTTTTTGTACTAGCTACTAAGGTATGGTGGACACCAATAGTTATCTTATTGATTTCCATACCCTTATTCTATTTATCATTAAAAGGTGGTAAAGCTGGATATGAAGCAGGGAGACAAGTATCAAAACATCAGAGAAAGGCTCAATATTTATCGGAGGTTCTTTTAGGAAGAGAAGCTGTAGATGAAAGAAGTCTTTTTGGATATACAAGTAAAGTAAATAAAAAGTGGTGGGAGCAGTATGAAACAGCAAGAAAAAGTGAATATAAAGTTCTTTTAAAATATTTTATAAGGATGAAGGCAAGTGGAATAATTACTACAATTATATCTACATTAACAGTATTAGTTCTTATAAAACCATTACAATCAGGATTGATTACTATAGGTATGTTTATTTCCATTGTTAATGGAACCTTTAACCTTATTAGTCTTACATCTTGGCAAATAACTTATTACCTATATAAACTTGCTGAAAGTAAGGAGTACTTAAAGGATTTAAGTAAATTTATTATATTAGAGGAAACAGAGGAGGCAATAGATAAGCCTTCTAAAAATATTTCAGAATTAAAATCTTTAGAGTTTAAAAATGTTTCATTTAAATATCCTAATACAAATAATTATATACTAAAAAATCTTTCCTTTACTATAGAAGAGGGGAAACATTATTCTTTTGTAGGTATTAATGGCGCTGGAAAGACAACCATAACTAAGCTTATAACAGGACTATATGAGGACTTCGAAGGTGATATCTTAATAAACGGAATAAATATAAAAGAATATAGTCATAGTGATTTTAAGGCTTTATGCTCCGTCGTATATCAGGATTTTGCAAAATATTTTATTTCATTTAAAGATAATATCGCTCTTGGTAATATTTTAGATATGGGAAATGAAATTAATGAAGAGAATATAGATAAAGCTATAAAAACCATAGAACTAGATAATGTGGTAAGAGAATTACCTAAAGGAGTAGAAACTTCCTTAGGTAAGATTAAAAGCGATGGGGTAGATATATCTGGAGGAGAGTGGCAACGTATAGCCATGGCTAGATCTATTATAAGTAAAGCTCCACTTAGAATATTAGATGAGCCAACAGCAGCATTAGACCCTATAAGTGAAAGTAACGTATATGAAAAGTTTAAAGAGATAAGTAGGGGTGGGACAACTATTTTTATAAGTCATCGTCTTGGTTCAACGAAGTTAGCAGATGAGATCTTTGTAATAGGCAATGGAACCATTATAGAAAAAGGTTCCCATGAAGAGCTTATGAATATTAAGGGAAGTTATGAAAAAATGTATGAAAGTCAAAGGAGCTGGTATGTATGA
- a CDS encoding ABC transporter ATP-binding protein codes for MINNHKKKDISLFEVVRKIAPIVIKACPIYTVALTIIAIFHGLSIGFNTFMTQKFFDTITNGIGKSEHTKELLVKACVLGGAFIASEILNGVSNFMTNNISKIQIGYLGKVINEKSAKIDPINFENPQFLDDINKANEGMQNSVRLLIILSILFTFYLPYFIFMGTYLYKLKPMLAISLVLIFIPLALTQFIRVKVFAKLADESAPIRREYEYYERCIVDREYFKETRLLGAFGYFRDLYLSSLSLLNKKIWRAEKKSGLMELGMKIVTLLGYMGVLYLLVDALMKGDISVGAFEAVFASIDMMFSLMEEIICVHIGKLTKELGAIVNFVRFLDIPEREGEEYEITGVPEILIKDVTFNYPGADKSSISNLSLKVNSGETIAIVGENGAGKTSLVKIMTGLYLPTEGNVLIGRVDTAKISPKALYKGISGVFQKYQRYKMTLQENISISSTEEIESQNHEDVKEKLQMAICKADLEINEEKFPKGYETMLSREFDGIDLSGGQWQRLAIARGFYRAHNMIVLDEPTAAIDPVEESKIYKKFSEMSKGKTAIIVTHRLGSAKIADRIVVMDKGKMVEIGTHEELIKAEGKYSEMYEAQSKWYTSERELVEA; via the coding sequence ATGATAAATAATCATAAGAAGAAAGATATTTCTCTTTTTGAAGTAGTAAGAAAAATAGCTCCTATAGTTATTAAAGCTTGTCCTATATATACCGTAGCATTAACTATAATAGCCATATTTCATGGATTATCTATTGGATTTAATACTTTTATGACTCAGAAATTCTTTGATACTATTACAAATGGAATAGGGAAAAGTGAGCATACAAAAGAATTATTAGTAAAGGCATGTGTTTTAGGGGGAGCATTTATAGCATCAGAGATATTAAATGGTGTTAGTAATTTTATGACTAATAATATTTCTAAAATTCAAATTGGATATTTGGGAAAAGTAATAAACGAAAAATCTGCTAAAATAGATCCCATTAATTTTGAAAATCCTCAGTTTTTAGATGATATTAATAAGGCAAATGAAGGAATGCAAAATAGTGTAAGATTATTAATTATACTTTCAATATTATTTACATTTTATCTTCCGTATTTTATATTTATGGGAACCTACCTTTATAAGTTAAAACCAATGCTTGCTATATCACTAGTGTTAATATTTATACCATTAGCACTAACACAATTTATTAGAGTTAAGGTTTTCGCAAAACTTGCAGATGAATCAGCTCCTATAAGAAGGGAATACGAGTATTACGAAAGATGTATAGTGGATAGAGAATATTTTAAAGAGACAAGACTTTTAGGGGCATTTGGATATTTTAGAGATTTATATCTATCTTCTTTAAGTTTGCTTAATAAAAAAATATGGCGTGCAGAAAAGAAGTCAGGACTTATGGAACTAGGAATGAAAATAGTAACCTTGCTTGGATATATGGGAGTTCTTTATTTATTGGTTGATGCCCTAATGAAGGGTGATATATCTGTAGGAGCCTTCGAGGCAGTGTTTGCATCTATTGACATGATGTTTTCTTTAATGGAAGAAATAATATGTGTTCATATAGGGAAACTTACTAAAGAGCTTGGCGCTATAGTAAACTTTGTAAGATTTCTTGATATTCCAGAAAGAGAAGGGGAAGAGTATGAGATTACAGGAGTTCCAGAAATTCTTATAAAGGACGTTACATTTAATTACCCTGGAGCTGATAAAAGTTCAATTTCAAATTTATCTTTAAAGGTTAATAGTGGAGAGACCATTGCAATTGTTGGTGAAAATGGAGCAGGAAAAACTTCCTTAGTTAAAATTATGACAGGATTATATTTGCCAACAGAGGGAAATGTGCTAATAGGTAGAGTTGATACAGCGAAGATTTCTCCTAAGGCTCTATATAAAGGTATATCAGGAGTATTCCAAAAATACCAAAGATACAAAATGACTCTTCAAGAAAATATATCTATAAGCTCTACGGAAGAAATTGAATCACAAAATCATGAAGATGTTAAGGAAAAATTGCAAATGGCAATTTGTAAAGCAGACTTAGAAATAAATGAAGAAAAGTTTCCTAAAGGGTATGAAACTATGCTTTCTCGTGAATTTGATGGCATAGATTTATCAGGTGGACAATGGCAACGTTTGGCTATTGCAAGAGGATTCTATCGAGCTCATAATATGATAGTTCTTGATGAGCCAACAGCAGCCATAGATCCAGTAGAAGAAAGCAAAATATATAAAAAGTTTAGCGAAATGTCAAAAGGAAAAACAGCTATAATTGTTACTCATAGATTAGGCTCTGCCAAAATAGCAGATAGAATAGTTGTTATGGACAAGGGTAAAATGGTGGAAATAGGAACACATGAAGAACTAATAAAAGCAGAAGGAAAATATTCTGAGATGTACGAAGCACAAAGTAAATGGTATACAAGTGAGAGAGAGTTAGTTGAGGCGTAG